A segment of the Cellvibrio sp. KY-YJ-3 genome:
CCGGACAATATTCCAGTGGTGGTGCAACCGATAACGTGCTGCATATTTGGAAAGCCGCCGCGCCCGCGATTGATTTAATTGGCCCGGATATTTATTTTCGCGATCACAAAACCGTGAGTAAAGTATTGGAACTATACGCCCGCCCAGACAATGCATTGTTTGTGGCAGAAATTGGCAACGATCAACCCTACGCGCGCTTTTTTTATTCTACGCTCGGGTTGGGCGGCATTGGCTTCTCACCTTTTGGTATGGATGATACGGGCTACACTAACTACCCCTTGGGCGCCAAAGAATATAACGCTGAAACCATCGAACATTTTGCGCAACACTATCGCGCGATTGAACCTATGATGCGCGACTGGGCAAAACTCTTATTTGAAAATAATAGCTGGGGTTTTGCTGAGCCATTGGATACCACAGGTGATACACAAAAAATCTGGAATGCCGAAGCAACTCCGGCAGAAAAAGAACAGCATGCAAAAGATAAAGCCGCTGCGCTCACACAATTAGTAGATGGAGGCTTGTGGGATATAGAAGTCACCTACGGCCGCCCCATGTTCTGGATCGCACCACCCGAAGGTAATACTCCCGCTGCTGGCGGTGCTTTGGTAGTGCAATTAAGCGATAACGAATATTTGGTAACCGCACATAAAGCGCGCGTGGAATTTAAACCTTCCACAGAGCTTGCCAGTAAAAAAACTATGATCGATCGCGTAGAAGAGGGGCGTTACGAAAACGGCAAATGGATACTGTCGCGTGTATGGAATGGTGACCAAACTGACTGGGGTTTAAATTTTAGTGACCGCCCGGTAGTGTTAAAAGTGAAAATGGCGGCTTATACAACTAATTAAAATCTATAAATAAACCGTGCAAATAAAAACCCCAGCGTTGCAAAACGGATGGGGTTTTTATTTGTATTTTTTTATTTAAATGATCTTTAGTGGATCGCTTAAAAAACAACGCTATTCACATGCGGGTTTTCTACGCACACATCCAGCTGCATTAATTCGCTTAGCACTATCAGGTGTTCCTGGCCGTCGGCGGTAATTTTTATACACTCATCGCGATTGTCATTGCGCTGCGTGTCTTGCGCTATACCCTGAATAACTGCGCCCGATTTCATGGCTAAGCGCACCGGGTAGTGATACATGCAAACAATCTCTATGGAATCGTGTTGGTTGCAGCTGATCATTTTGATATACCCTACAACAGATATTTGTGTTTATTTCACCATTATTCCCAGCAATTTCAGTACTTCGCGGTTTGGAAAACCGTCGGCGATCATGCCTTGTTGCTGCTGGAATTCGCTCAGCGCGCGGCGAGTGCCGGGGCCAAAAATACCGTCGGGTGTGCCTGCATCAATGCCTTTGGTGTTGAGTTGTGTTTGCAGTGCGATTACCTGGTCGCGATGTAAACGCGGTGCATTTTCCGGTGGCGATTGCAGCAGCTTTCCGCCACCCGCAATTTGATCGGCCAATTGGCCAACGGCAATGGCGTAAAACTCCGAGCGGTTCCAGCGCATAATCACGTTAAAATTGTCATACACCAAAAATGCCGGGCCTTGGTGGCCAGCGGGAACGAGTAGTGCGGCTTGCATCTCATCCGCAGGTAGCGGTGAATTGTCAGCGCGAGTTACGCCCAGCTGGCGCCATTCACTGAGTGATTTGGTATTTTTTAAACCTGCTTCCAGAAACGGAAAATCTTTTGGCAATTTAACTTCGCGCCCCCAGCGTGCCTTGGGTTGCCAACCGAGATTACGCAAAAAGTTTGCACCGGATGCCATAGCATCCGCTTTGCTTTTCCACAAATCGCGCTTGTTATCACCATCGTAATCCACGGCGTGTTTTAAAAATGCCGAGGGCATAAATTGCACGTGGCCCATAGCACCCGCCCACGAACCGACCATCTGCGCGGGCGCAATTGCACCTTCATCCAATATGCGCAGCGCATTCATTAATTCGATGGTAAAAAATTCACTACGGCGCGTATCACATGCCAGGGTCGCGAGTGAATCCACCACATTGATGTTGCCAAAAAAACTGCCGTAATTAGTTTCTAGCCCCCAAAATGCCAACAAGTAGGGCGCGGGCACACCGTATTCTTGCTCAACACGTTCAAGCAATGCGCGGTGCTCAACCCACAAGCTGCGCCCTTGCGCTACCCGTTGCTCAGTAACACGGCGATTAAAATAATCAGCAAAAGTGGTCGTAAATTCCGGTTGCTGTTTATCCAATTCCAATACGCGTTGGTTTAAGTTTGCTTTGGCCAAACTGTTGTTGATGGTATTGGCAGAAATGCCCTGGGTTTTGGCAAGGCTGGAAAAGTGATTAATACAGGCAGAAAAATCCGCGGCGCCCATTGTCGCGGCTACGGGTTTGGGGGCTGCTGGTTGTAGCGCTTGTCTGCCGGTGGTGGGGGTGTTGTTAATTGCCGCTGCGGGCGTTACAGCGGATTGCTCAGCGGGAGCGGGCGCCTGCGCACAGGAAAGTAAACTGCTACAGCACGCGATGGTTAAAAAGTGACGCAAGGTATTCATCATAATCCGGGGCTTCCCTTGGGGATTCGGGGGTGTAATGCCGTCATTGTAAGCGCTTTGGTCGGTAAACGTCATTGACTCATCTACCTTGTGGCAATAGCATCCGCGATAAGTTTCCCAATCGTTGCGGCACAGGCGCTGCTCCTGCGCATCCTCCCTCACTCAGGTGCAATTCATGAATAGCCTTACCCGTATTTCCCTTGCAGCATTAACCCTTGCTCTGGCTGTGAAAACCCCCGTGTTGTGCGCCCAACCGGCTGGCAATAAAACGGCGGCGGAATTTAATACCCCTGCGTATTGGTATGAGTCCGGTCAGGCTGCATTGCACGCGGCAAAACAAAATACTTATGTCGGCACAAAAGCCAAAAATGTCATTTTATTTGTAGGCGATGGCATGGGCATTTCCACCGTAACCGCCGCGCGAATTCTTGAGGGGCAAATGCAACAACGCGATGGCGAAAGTAATCGCCTCGCGTTTGAAAAATTTCCCTATTTTGCATTGAGTGTTACCGCAAGCGCGAATCAACAAACATCGGATTCCGCACCCACCGCCACCGCGTTAATGACGGGAATAAAAGCGAATGATGGCGCTATAGCGGTAAACCAAACTTTGGTGCGCACCGAAAGCAATGCCGCCCTGGTTGCGGCCGCGAGTGTAAAAAGTATTTTGCAGCAAGCGGAAGAGCAGGGCTTGGCGACGGGCATTGTCACCACCGCGCGCGTGACTCACGCAACGCCCGCCACCAATTATGCCCATGTGCCCGACCGCGAATGGGAGGCAGATGTAAATTTATCAAAAGGCGCAACCGTAAAAGATATTGCGCAACAATTGTTGGAGTTTTCTCATGGCGATGGAATAGAAGTGGTGATGGGCGGAGGGCGCAAACAATTTTATGCACACACCGAAGCCGACCCGGAATACGCCGGTCGCACTGGTATTCGTCGCGATGGGCGCAATTTACATAAAGAGTGGTTGGCAAAACATCCGCGCTCGGCCTATGTGTGGAATAAAAAATTATTGGATGAAATCGACCCGAAAAAAACCAAACATTTACTCGCCTTATTTGAACCTTCGCATATGCGCTACGAAGTAGATCGCGCGCAAGATATTGCCGGTGAACCCTCGCTCGCGGAGATGACCACCAAAACACTGCAGATATTGCAAAAAAATAAAAAAGGATTTTATTTAATGGTGGAAGCAGGGCGCATAGATCACGCGCACCACGCCGGTAATGCCTACCGCGCGCTAACCGATGCGATTGCATTGTCGGATGCGGTGACCGCCGCGCAGGCCGCAATAGATCCACGCGACACGTTAATTATCGTTACCGCCGATCACAGCCACACTTTCACCATCGCGGGTTACCCTGAGCGCGGTAATCCTATTTTAGGTAAAACGCGCGCAGGCGGTGAATTGTTAACCGACACCATGGGTTTGCCGTACACCACTCTCGGTTACGCCAATGGCCCCGGTTTTACCGGCGGAAAAACACGTCGCGAATTTAACGGCAAAAGTGAAAGCGCAATTGCTGCCACCTATAAAGGCACGGCTAAACGCCCTGACTTAACTGACGTGGACACCACCAGCCCGGCCTATATGCAAGAAGCTACCGTGCCGCTCGCCTCGGAAACTCATGGCGGTGAAGATGTCGGCATTTACGCACTGGGACCAAACGCACATTTATTTCGCGGTGTACAAGAGCAACACATTATTTATCACATCATGGCCGACGCACTCGGCCTGAATAAACAGGCTAAATAATGAAAAATTATTGTGCTGTAATTTTATGTTGCCTGTTTGGGATTGGCTGCACCTTTCATGGCGATGAACTGAGCGAGCCGGTGCCGATAATAAATACCCAAAACCTGCCGCCACTCGCGGCAGAATTTGTAACCACTATTTCTGGTGATGATTCCACCGTAAATTCTGCTCGCCTGGTGCGCACTGCAAGCGCCGTGGAATGGATTTATCTCACCAGTAATATCAGCGAGTTATGGACTAAAACCAGTAATGATTTATGGTTTTACAGCAAAGTTTTTCACGCGGATCGCCAAGTCATTGAATACTCACCGGTGGATATTAATTTGCTCGGCATTCAGCAGCAGTGGCAACAGCTCGCCATCAACCCGGATATTTTGCACGCCGCAACCAGCACCAAACCCGCTGCAGATTTTCGCGGTTGGCAAAGTGTGATTTATACCGGCGAAGTGGAAGGAATAACCTACGAAGTGTTATGGCTACCGCAACTCTCCATCGCGGCGCGGGTAATAGCTAAACAGGGCAAACAAAAAACCGTAACCGAAATCCGCGCGCTTTATGTCAACCAACAAGCGCCATTTACCTTTTCGGATATCACTCACTATCGCACTATTGAATACACCGACTTAGGTGATATGGAACGCGACCCGTTTGTAATGAAAATCCAGCATGAGCTGCTGGATCATCATGGGCATTTGCATTGAGGTGTGCTGAGGTGGCGAAAGCTAACTAGCCGTCATACCCGCGCACGCGGGTATCTAATCTATGTAATGCTACCCAGCGTTTAGTTTGATTTGTTAGGTTTTTCGTTTTTCTCAAGCAAGATAAGCATTTCTTTTGCCACTAATGCAGCAGATGGCAGGAACATCGTCGAGACAATACGATCATCAATAATTACATCATGCTTGTCGGGAATATTGTCTTTGTTTACGGTGATCGCGCCTTTTTCTTTAAGTCTCTCTTCAACTAGAAAAGGCAGTAGCCTCCCTTGTTTTGCCCAGTCCTTTTCTTTTTCTGTTGAGTTGGGGAAACCTGCAATGCGTTTACCCTTTACAAGAGGCTGACCACTGGAAAGCATTGCGTTCGCAAAGGCGCCAGCCCCATGGCCAACGCTTCCAATGACTCCGCCACTCTCGTAGATCTTCGCTATGATGCCGAGCAAATCTTTATTAGACGCCACATCAAAAACATTCCCGTAACCCCCGCCGATGAACACTGCTGAATACTCACTCGGATTCACCTGCTTAGGCGTTAAAGAGTTGTTGGCTTTACTCAAGAAGCCCTCATATTTGATGGTATAGCTGCTAATCCCCAACGGGTCCCTCATGAACGGCACGGTGCCACCCAGCGGAGAAGCAAAGTCCACGTCGTAACCATGCGAAACAAATACATGGTATGGCGGTGCGTACTCCCACAGATCGTTTCTGGCCTCGTGCTTCTCCGGGTCTCCCATATCTGTCAAGTTGGAAGCAATAATGAGAACTTTTTTTGCATTGCCTGCATGCGCTGGCATGTTGGATGCAACAGTTTGAGAAAAAGCTAACGAGGAGAATAAAAGAGTGATAGCTGTAATAAATAATTTTAGCGACATATATTTCCCATTTTGGCTGGTTTAAATTCCTATTTAAAACATAACTTATCAAGTTGCGACTAGCCTTAGACACACCCAAGGTTCACTTTGGATTCACCGAAATAACTTTTTTAAATGGCGGTTGATCCGCTATTGTAGGTTGCTGGTGAGGAACGAACCGCAACATGACATTGTTTCTGGCTGGGACTTAAAGCTTTCACGTGAATGATCTATAAAAAACGCTAACGTTTAAATCAATAATGCGATCTGTAAAGCAATCTTTCGAAGTTCGCAAATCGGCCAATTGCGAACCTTGGTGACAGATTTCCCAGCAAGAGAGAAGAATGATTTTGATGCCGAATCTACCGATTTTTTTACCACGGTCGCTTGTTAGGGCATTAGTTTCGTGGCACACACTCAATTTCTGAGTCCAAGTTTCCAGCCCAAGAGCGAATTTGTATTTTGTTTGCATAGGGATAGTTTTCATTATTTATAGGAAAATTTTCCTTTCTTAATAATGATGAGCCGCACCATTGACTTTCTCGCCAGTAACTAACAACGGCAAACTCACCACCAATAATTTGAGTTATAAACTCAAAGGCTGTTCCATATTCGGATTCACCAAAAAATTCATTGAAGTGAGCATGATAAGCGTCAAATGAAACCGTAACTTCCTCTCCCGATGTGTCAATACATAGAGGATGTTCTGCTTTTGGCGATGGAGCTTTAATTTCAATACAAAAAGCACATTCTTCATTTTCTACAATTTTATGTTCTAGCTTTACTAATGCAGGAAAACTCTCAAAGAATTGGGTTTTTACCTCATTTGAAAACTCGGTCAGATTTCCATTCATATGTTGCCCTAACAGTTTATTAAATTGCACCGACTATATAACCCGCAGAACGTTATTCCAACTAATTTGTTGTAGTGCTGTATAACTCCAAAAGCAGATGAACCTTCAATCGATTTAGCTCGTTCTAAATCAAAGGAGTAACTGTCACTCCGAATTAACTATGGAGTTATACGGCACAAACAATCTCAATTAGTTGCCGCGCTCATTTGGCTGACTGTCCGCTTTGGGCACACTGCTGCCCTTGTATCCGTTGCGGTTCGTAAACTCAATTTACGCGACCCACCACAACCTACAGATGCTCACCTTTCCCAAAATCAACCCAATGATTGAAGCACATATAACCTGAATAACAAATCCCGCTCGCAACGGTAATTACCGCCTATTACACAGGTAAAGAATTAATAAGCTGCTGTAGATAAAGCCATTCACCGATGGTTTAGCCGTAAAATAGCGGCATATTCGTTAGATGAGGTGGTTATGTCTGTTGAATTCTCTCTGCTTGAACTCGCCTCGGTGCGAGTCAATGAAACTCCTTGCGATACGTTTAATCACGCGGTGGCTTATGCCAAGGCGGCGGATGCGTTGGGGTTTAAACGGTTTTGGTTGGCGGAGCATCACAATATGCAGGGCATCGCCAGTTCGGCAACGGCGGTGTTGATTGGGCATATCGCGGGCAATACGCAGCGGCTGCGCGTGGGTTCCGGGGGAATTATGTTGCCCAACCATTCGCCGCTAATTGTGGCGGAACAATTTGGCACGCTTGCATCGCTGTATGGCGACCGTATCGATTTAGGTTTGGGGCGTGCACCGGGAACTGATCCTGTCACCAGTCGTGCATTAAAACGCGATGATTCGGCAGCAGAAAATTTTGCGCAAGAAGTGCAGGTGATTCAACAATTATTGCAACCGAGCCAGCCACAACAGCGTTTGCGTGCAGTACCCGGTGAAGGTACGCAGGTGCCTATCTGGATTTTGGGTTCGAGCCTTTACAGTGCCGGACTCGCGGCGCAATTAGGTTTACCTTATTCATTTGCGGGGCACTTTGCGCCAGCGTATATGCGCGCTGCACTCAAACGTTATCGCGCGGAATTTCGCCCCTCGGAACACTTGCAAAAACCCTATTTTATTTTGGGTTTGCCAGTGGTGTGGAGTGAGACAGAAGCGCAGGCGATGTTTAATGCAACTACCAGCTTTCAGCGTATTACTGCGTTGTTTCGCGGTGAACCTTTGTGGTTGTGCCCGCCGGTGCAGCCAGAGGAATTAAATTGGTCCGCGGGTGAAAAGCATAATGTGGAAGAATTTTTAGCGCTCGCCCAAGTTGGCGATGAATTACAAATTCTGGATGGTTTGCAACAATTACGCGATGAACTCGCGATTGATGAATTTATGTTTACGATTGATGTATACGACCGCGACTTGCGTATTCAAACATTGGAAACGCTGGCGCGTATTAAAGAGCACTTGCGTTAAACCTTTTCAATGTGGGGTGAAACATCAATTCCACATTGGCCCGCAATCCGTTGCACTCCGTGCGGGCTACTTGAGTTGTTCGTAAGCGACGACGCGATTACGGCCGGATGCTTTTGCGTTGTAGAGTGCTTCGTCGGCGCGTTGGATTACATCGGTTGCATTGATTTCCTCGGGGTGCCAATAGCTGCTGCCGATACTCATGGTCATCTTCCCGATTTCAGGGAAGCTGGCTGACTCAATTGCACTGCGAATTTTTTCAGCAACGGTCATGACTTCGGCAGCGCTGGGC
Coding sequences within it:
- a CDS encoding lytic murein transglycosylase, whose translation is MMNTLRHFLTIACCSSLLSCAQAPAPAEQSAVTPAAAINNTPTTGRQALQPAAPKPVAATMGAADFSACINHFSSLAKTQGISANTINNSLAKANLNQRVLELDKQQPEFTTTFADYFNRRVTEQRVAQGRSLWVEHRALLERVEQEYGVPAPYLLAFWGLETNYGSFFGNINVVDSLATLACDTRRSEFFTIELMNALRILDEGAIAPAQMVGSWAGAMGHVQFMPSAFLKHAVDYDGDNKRDLWKSKADAMASGANFLRNLGWQPKARWGREVKLPKDFPFLEAGLKNTKSLSEWRQLGVTRADNSPLPADEMQAALLVPAGHQGPAFLVYDNFNVIMRWNRSEFYAIAVGQLADQIAGGGKLLQSPPENAPRLHRDQVIALQTQLNTKGIDAGTPDGIFGPGTRRALSEFQQQQGMIADGFPNREVLKLLGIMVK
- a CDS encoding alkaline phosphatase gives rise to the protein MNSLTRISLAALTLALAVKTPVLCAQPAGNKTAAEFNTPAYWYESGQAALHAAKQNTYVGTKAKNVILFVGDGMGISTVTAARILEGQMQQRDGESNRLAFEKFPYFALSVTASANQQTSDSAPTATALMTGIKANDGAIAVNQTLVRTESNAALVAAASVKSILQQAEEQGLATGIVTTARVTHATPATNYAHVPDREWEADVNLSKGATVKDIAQQLLEFSHGDGIEVVMGGGRKQFYAHTEADPEYAGRTGIRRDGRNLHKEWLAKHPRSAYVWNKKLLDEIDPKKTKHLLALFEPSHMRYEVDRAQDIAGEPSLAEMTTKTLQILQKNKKGFYLMVEAGRIDHAHHAGNAYRALTDAIALSDAVTAAQAAIDPRDTLIIVTADHSHTFTIAGYPERGNPILGKTRAGGELLTDTMGLPYTTLGYANGPGFTGGKTRREFNGKSESAIAATYKGTAKRPDLTDVDTTSPAYMQEATVPLASETHGGEDVGIYALGPNAHLFRGVQEQHIIYHIMADALGLNKQAK
- a CDS encoding LLM class flavin-dependent oxidoreductase, coding for MSVEFSLLELASVRVNETPCDTFNHAVAYAKAADALGFKRFWLAEHHNMQGIASSATAVLIGHIAGNTQRLRVGSGGIMLPNHSPLIVAEQFGTLASLYGDRIDLGLGRAPGTDPVTSRALKRDDSAAENFAQEVQVIQQLLQPSQPQQRLRAVPGEGTQVPIWILGSSLYSAGLAAQLGLPYSFAGHFAPAYMRAALKRYRAEFRPSEHLQKPYFILGLPVVWSETEAQAMFNATTSFQRITALFRGEPLWLCPPVQPEELNWSAGEKHNVEEFLALAQVGDELQILDGLQQLRDELAIDEFMFTIDVYDRDLRIQTLETLARIKEHLR
- a CDS encoding Rho-binding antiterminator, which encodes MISCNQHDSIEIVCMYHYPVRLAMKSGAVIQGIAQDTQRNDNRDECIKITADGQEHLIVLSELMQLDVCVENPHVNSVVF
- a CDS encoding type 1 glutamine amidotransferase domain-containing protein — translated: MSLKLFITAITLLFSSLAFSQTVASNMPAHAGNAKKVLIIASNLTDMGDPEKHEARNDLWEYAPPYHVFVSHGYDVDFASPLGGTVPFMRDPLGISSYTIKYEGFLSKANNSLTPKQVNPSEYSAVFIGGGYGNVFDVASNKDLLGIIAKIYESGGVIGSVGHGAGAFANAMLSSGQPLVKGKRIAGFPNSTEKEKDWAKQGRLLPFLVEERLKEKGAITVNKDNIPDKHDVIIDDRIVSTMFLPSAALVAKEMLILLEKNEKPNKSN